The following proteins are encoded in a genomic region of Fusobacterium perfoetens ATCC 29250:
- a CDS encoding GNAT family N-acetyltransferase yields MEIREVSIKDKNIMNEIVEMEKDTFGKFGGVDLWILKPIVKFGKVFVAIEDEKVVGAAEFMIAFDRPEVFLYGFSVMKEYREKGIGTTLLLYCEEYFKNYNKEVISLTVDPKNIKAINLYQRIDYFIESLEKDEYDIGIDRFIMKKFLTS; encoded by the coding sequence ATGGAAATAAGAGAAGTCTCTATAAAAGATAAAAATATAATGAATGAAATAGTTGAAATGGAAAAGGATACCTTTGGAAAATTTGGTGGAGTTGATTTATGGATATTAAAACCTATTGTAAAGTTTGGAAAGGTATTTGTTGCTATAGAAGATGAAAAAGTTGTAGGAGCTGCTGAATTTATGATAGCTTTTGATAGACCTGAAGTTTTTCTGTACGGATTTTCTGTTATGAAAGAATATAGAGAAAAAGGTATAGGTACTACACTTTTACTATATTGTGAAGAATATTTTAAAAACTATAACAAAGAAGTTATTTCTCTAACTGTTGACCCTAAAAATATAAAAGCTATTAATCTTTATCAAAGAATTGATTATTTTATTGAAAGCCTTGAAAAAGATGAGTATGATATAGGAATTGATAGATTTATTATGAAAAAATTTTTAACTTCTTAA
- a CDS encoding DUF6485 family protein, with amino-acid sequence MESKEFCSCTDLNCPNHPTNHAKGCNLCILKCLKLGEIPSCFFNDISKEKPENGDYSYKGFANFVLKHNNKNNK; translated from the coding sequence ATGGAAAGTAAAGAATTTTGTAGTTGTACAGATTTAAATTGTCCTAATCATCCTACTAATCATGCTAAAGGTTGCAATCTCTGTATTTTAAAATGTTTAAAATTAGGTGAAATTCCATCTTGTTTTTTCAATGATATTTCTAAGGAAAAACCAGAAAATGGAGATTATTCCTATAAGGGATTTGCTAATTTTGTATTAAAACATAATAATAAAAATAATAAATAG
- the recA gene encoding recombinase RecA, which translates to MAVKKVTTEVVDKNKALENAIKQITKDFGEGSIMKLGENKSMNIEVISTGSINLDAALGLGGVPKGRIIEIYGAESSGKTTIALHIIAESQKKGGIAAFIDAEHALDPVYAKALGVDIDELLISQPDYGEQALEIVDSLVQSSAIDVIVVDSVAALVPKAEIDGEMSDQQMGLQARLMSKALRKLTGTLNKSKTTIIFINQIRDKIGGFGFGPQTTTTGGKALKFYASVRLEIKRVGSVKQGDDIIGNEVVVKVTKNKIAPPFKEAAFQIMYGKGISRVGEILDASIKANIVSKSGAWFSYGDIRLGQGKENVKARLEKEEDLLEKIYSELKEKGVKLATSTSEEDEENLGENITEDENIESSEE; encoded by the coding sequence GTGGCAGTAAAAAAAGTTACAACAGAAGTTGTAGATAAAAATAAAGCTCTTGAAAATGCTATAAAACAAATTACTAAAGATTTTGGTGAAGGTTCTATAATGAAGCTTGGAGAAAATAAATCTATGAATATAGAAGTTATTTCTACAGGAAGTATAAATCTAGATGCTGCTTTAGGACTTGGTGGAGTTCCAAAAGGAAGAATTATAGAAATATATGGAGCTGAAAGTTCTGGTAAAACAACTATTGCTCTTCATATTATAGCTGAAAGCCAAAAAAAAGGTGGAATAGCAGCTTTTATAGATGCTGAACATGCTTTAGACCCTGTATATGCTAAGGCTTTAGGAGTAGATATTGATGAACTTTTAATATCTCAACCAGATTATGGAGAACAAGCATTAGAAATTGTTGATTCTTTAGTACAATCTTCAGCCATTGATGTAATCGTAGTAGACTCAGTTGCTGCTTTAGTTCCAAAAGCTGAAATTGATGGTGAAATGTCTGACCAACAAATGGGATTACAAGCAAGACTTATGTCAAAAGCTCTTAGAAAATTAACAGGAACTTTAAATAAATCAAAAACTACTATAATCTTTATTAACCAAATAAGAGATAAAATTGGCGGATTTGGATTTGGTCCTCAAACAACAACTACAGGAGGAAAAGCTCTTAAATTCTATGCTTCTGTAAGACTTGAAATAAAAAGAGTTGGTTCTGTAAAACAAGGTGACGATATAATAGGAAACGAAGTTGTAGTAAAAGTTACAAAAAATAAAATAGCCCCTCCATTTAAAGAAGCTGCTTTCCAAATTATGTATGGAAAAGGAATTTCAAGAGTAGGAGAAATTTTAGATGCTTCTATTAAAGCAAATATTGTTTCTAAATCTGGAGCTTGGTTTAGCTATGGAGATATAAGACTTGGACAAGGAAAAGAAAATGTTAAAGCAAGACTTGAAAAAGAAGAAGACCTTTTAGAAAAAATCTATAGTGAATTAAAAGAAAAAGGTGTTAAACTTGCAACTTCTACAAGTGAAGAAGATGAAGAAAATTTAGGAGAAAATATTACTGAAGATGAAAATATTGAAAGTTCAGAGGAATAA
- a CDS encoding Fur family transcriptional regulator has translation MNNHIEEVKDVGSFLKEHGIKPSYQRMQIYKFLLENRIHPTVDTIYKALCDEIPTLSKTTIYNTLNTFVEKGIVSVIVIEENETRYEANMTLHGHFKCNDCGNIYDIFLDTSSLDLSQLDKFDIKEKHIYFKGTCEHCLKKAKSHN, from the coding sequence ATGAATAATCATATAGAAGAAGTTAAAGATGTTGGTAGCTTTTTAAAAGAACATGGGATAAAACCATCTTATCAAAGAATGCAAATCTATAAATTTCTTTTAGAAAATAGAATCCATCCTACTGTTGATACAATATATAAAGCTTTATGTGATGAAATTCCTACTCTTTCAAAAACTACAATTTATAACACTCTAAATACTTTTGTTGAAAAAGGAATTGTTAGTGTAATAGTTATTGAAGAAAATGAAACTCGTTATGAAGCTAATATGACATTACATGGACATTTTAAATGTAATGACTGTGGAAATATATATGATATTTTCTTAGATACATCTTCTTTAGATTTAAGTCAACTTGATAAATTTGATATAAAAGAAAAACATATATATTTTAAAGGTACTTGTGAGCATTGTTTAAAAAAAGCTAAAAGTCATAATTAA
- a CDS encoding lipopolysaccharide core heptose(II) kinase RfaY, translating into MYKGIMEKKKVFFNELSSIEFFDVIKEDRYKLLKTLKSDNRSIVKLIQFRGKPYIYKIPLEKNTRKWQRILSFFRGSEAQREFKNLEKILENGFNTSKPYFACEIKKFGMVIDSYIIMEYINGNAGDINSLPFITDTLSKIHKKGYIHGDSQLSNFILTNDKCYIIDAKFNKSIFGKIAQTYEFIYLETSCGQDIGQFYNKKGIIYLIARGIDNYLILWGRFRAWIKSLIRGERNISSSDTSKENFINKFKNKISTEKFSQNFSKVFKKKENQNENNENKNNDETKSNNQEELK; encoded by the coding sequence ATGTATAAAGGGATAATGGAAAAAAAGAAAGTTTTTTTTAATGAATTATCTTCTATTGAATTTTTTGATGTCATAAAAGAAGATAGATATAAACTTTTAAAAACTTTAAAATCTGACAACAGAAGTATTGTAAAACTTATTCAATTTAGAGGAAAACCATATATATATAAAATTCCTTTAGAAAAAAATACTAGAAAATGGCAGAGAATTTTATCTTTTTTTAGAGGTAGTGAAGCACAAAGAGAATTTAAAAATTTAGAAAAAATACTAGAAAATGGTTTTAATACTTCAAAACCTTATTTTGCATGTGAAATAAAAAAATTTGGAATGGTAATTGATTCTTATATAATAATGGAATATATAAACGGAAATGCTGGAGATATTAATAGTTTACCTTTTATTACTGATACTCTTAGCAAAATTCATAAAAAAGGTTATATTCATGGAGATAGTCAACTTTCAAATTTTATTCTTACTAATGATAAATGTTATATAATAGATGCTAAATTTAATAAAAGTATCTTTGGAAAAATAGCTCAAACTTATGAATTCATATATCTAGAAACTAGTTGTGGGCAAGATATAGGACAATTCTATAATAAAAAAGGTATTATTTATTTAATAGCTAGAGGTATTGATAATTATCTTATTCTTTGGGGAAGATTTAGAGCTTGGATAAAATCTTTAATAAGAGGAGAAAGAAATATTTCTTCAAGTGATACATCTAAAGAAAATTTTATTAATAAATTTAAAAATAAAATATCTACAGAAAAATTCAGTCAAAATTTTTCAAAAGTTTTTAAGAAAAAAGAAAATCAAAATGAAAATAATGAAAATAAAAATAATGATGAAACAAAGTCAAATAATCAGGAGGAACTTAAGTGA
- a CDS encoding argininosuccinate synthase: MKEKVVLAYSGGLDTSVIIPWLKENYDFEVIAVSVNVGQKDDFEAVAKKAKESGASKFYAVDKTQELVDEYIFPMIKSGAKYEGKYLLGTSIARPVISKALVEIAKQEGANYIVHGATGKGNDQVRFELGIKALAPNIKIIAPWRIWDIKSRKQEIEYLKSKGIELPFKENSSYSRDENLFHISHEGLELENPSNTPNYSELLQWVKPLEDTPEEGETISIEFEQGVPTKLNGVALSGVELVKQLNELGSKHGVGVIDLVENRLVGMKSRGVYETPGGTILYFAHEELERLCLDRETFQAKENLSNYMAKLIYNGQWFTTYREAISAFVDVSQKFVTGVVNLKLYKGNIILQGMESPYSLYSEDFSTFDEDNVYNQKDAEGFINLFGLPIKIQALLRNK, encoded by the coding sequence ATGAAAGAGAAAGTTGTTTTAGCATATTCTGGAGGATTAGACACATCAGTAATTATACCTTGGTTAAAAGAAAATTATGATTTTGAAGTAATAGCAGTATCTGTAAATGTAGGACAAAAAGATGATTTTGAGGCAGTAGCTAAAAAAGCTAAAGAAAGTGGAGCATCAAAATTTTATGCTGTAGATAAAACACAAGAATTAGTAGATGAATATATATTCCCAATGATAAAATCAGGAGCTAAATATGAAGGAAAATATCTTTTAGGAACTTCAATAGCAAGACCTGTTATATCAAAAGCTTTAGTAGAAATAGCTAAACAAGAGGGAGCTAATTATATTGTTCATGGAGCAACAGGAAAAGGAAATGACCAAGTTAGATTTGAGTTAGGAATAAAAGCTTTAGCTCCTAATATAAAAATTATTGCTCCTTGGCGTATTTGGGATATAAAATCTAGAAAACAAGAAATTGAATATTTAAAATCAAAAGGAATTGAATTACCTTTTAAAGAAAATTCTTCATATAGTAGAGATGAAAATCTTTTCCATATAAGCCATGAGGGGCTAGAACTTGAAAATCCAAGTAATACACCTAATTATTCAGAACTTTTACAATGGGTAAAACCTTTAGAAGATACTCCAGAAGAGGGAGAAACAATCTCTATAGAATTTGAACAAGGTGTACCTACTAAATTAAATGGAGTTGCTCTTTCAGGAGTGGAATTAGTAAAACAACTTAATGAACTTGGAAGTAAACATGGAGTGGGAGTTATAGATTTAGTAGAAAATAGATTAGTTGGAATGAAATCTCGTGGAGTTTATGAGACACCAGGTGGAACAATTTTATATTTTGCTCATGAAGAATTAGAGAGATTATGTTTAGATAGAGAAACTTTCCAAGCTAAAGAAAATTTATCAAACTATATGGCAAAATTAATTTATAATGGACAATGGTTTACAACTTATAGAGAAGCAATTTCAGCTTTTGTAGATGTTTCTCAAAAATTTGTAACAGGAGTTGTAAATTTAAAACTTTATAAAGGAAATATTATACTTCAAGGAATGGAATCTCCATATTCATTATATTCTGAAGATTTCTCTACATTTGATGAAGATAATGTTTATAACCAAAAAGATGCTGAAGGATTTATAAACTTATTTGGACTACCTATTAAAATTCAAGCACTTTTAAGAAATAAATAA
- a CDS encoding glycosyltransferase family 9 protein, with translation MRILIIHTAFIGDIVLSTPLIKKIKDTYPDSDITYVTTPNGEAILKNNPHLNNIIVYDKRGEHKGLSGVWQLGKRLRYENFNMVIVPHRYLRSSVLAWLSRSPIRIGYDIASGKCLFTQKIKYDKSKHEVEKLLSFIVPENKKRYEIELYPSESEKEKISNIWKENNLEDKKVVILAPGSKWFTKQWPVEYFNEVIEKLKINKKIGIVVVGGKEEENLPIVKDGVVDLRGKTSLLQLADVLSRGDIVVTNDSSPIHIASAFKKPRILAIFGPTVKEFGFFPWSLNSKVFEVENLNCRPCGIHGGKSCPKKDFQCMKKILPEYILSEINSYLGCDKNV, from the coding sequence TTATAAAGAAAATAAAGGATACTTATCCTGATTCTGATATTACCTACGTAACAACTCCTAATGGAGAAGCTATTTTAAAAAATAATCCTCACTTAAATAATATTATTGTCTATGATAAAAGAGGAGAACATAAAGGTTTAAGTGGAGTTTGGCAGTTAGGAAAAAGACTTAGATATGAAAATTTTAATATGGTTATAGTACCACATAGATATTTAAGAAGTTCTGTTTTAGCTTGGCTTTCTCGCTCTCCTATTAGAATAGGTTATGATATCGCTTCTGGAAAATGTTTATTTACTCAAAAAATTAAATACGATAAAAGTAAACATGAAGTAGAAAAACTATTAAGTTTTATTGTCCCAGAAAATAAAAAAAGATATGAGATTGAATTATATCCTAGTGAAAGTGAAAAAGAAAAAATATCTAATATTTGGAAAGAAAATAATCTTGAGGATAAAAAAGTGGTAATTCTTGCTCCTGGAAGTAAATGGTTTACTAAACAATGGCCTGTAGAATATTTTAATGAAGTTATAGAAAAGTTAAAAATTAATAAAAAGATAGGTATTGTTGTTGTAGGTGGTAAAGAAGAAGAAAATTTACCAATAGTAAAAGATGGAGTTGTCGATTTAAGAGGAAAAACTTCTCTTTTACAATTAGCTGATGTTTTATCAAGAGGAGATATTGTTGTTACTAACGATTCTTCTCCTATCCATATAGCTTCAGCTTTTAAAAAACCTAGAATACTTGCAATTTTTGGCCCTACTGTAAAAGAATTTGGCTTCTTTCCTTGGAGTTTAAATAGTAAAGTATTTGAGGTTGAAAATCTAAATTGTAGACCTTGTGGAATTCATGGAGGAAAATCTTGTCCTAAAAAAGATTTTCAATGTATGAAGAAAATATTACCAGAATATATTTTATCAGAAATAAATAGCTATTTAGGATGTGATAAAAATGTATAA
- a CDS encoding basic amino acid ABC transporter substrate-binding protein yields MKKLVLLIMTLLSLVAFGKSDKLYVGTNAEFEPFEYLENGKIVGFDVELMEAIGKKIDKEIIWKNIAFDGLLPALQSKKIDVIIAGMTATEERKKFVNFSDPYFVSSQMIMVNTEDSKSKIIKSYDDLPGNVVGVVLGYTGDIAVSKVEGVEVQRFNGTSEAIMALNAKKVQAVVLDSEPAKNYVKTNKNLKLINTDIAKEEYSIAVGKDNKELANEINEAYQSLVKDGTFDELMKKYFAQE; encoded by the coding sequence ATGAAAAAATTAGTTTTACTTATTATGACACTTTTATCACTTGTTGCTTTTGGAAAATCTGACAAATTATATGTTGGAACTAATGCAGAGTTTGAACCTTTCGAATATTTAGAAAATGGAAAAATAGTTGGATTTGATGTAGAATTAATGGAAGCTATTGGTAAAAAAATAGATAAAGAGATTATTTGGAAAAATATAGCTTTTGATGGATTATTACCAGCACTTCAATCTAAAAAAATAGATGTAATAATAGCTGGGATGACAGCTACAGAAGAGAGAAAGAAATTTGTTAACTTTTCTGACCCATATTTTGTATCAAGTCAAATGATAATGGTAAATACAGAAGATTCAAAATCTAAAATTATTAAATCTTACGATGACTTACCAGGAAATGTAGTTGGAGTTGTTTTAGGATATACAGGAGATATAGCTGTAAGTAAAGTAGAGGGAGTAGAAGTTCAAAGATTTAATGGAACTTCTGAAGCTATTATGGCTTTAAACGCTAAAAAAGTTCAAGCGGTAGTATTAGATTCAGAACCAGCAAAAAATTATGTAAAAACTAATAAAAATTTAAAATTAATAAATACAGATATAGCTAAAGAAGAATATTCAATAGCTGTTGGAAAAGATAATAAAGAATTAGCTAATGAGATTAATGAGGCATATCAATCATTAGTAAAAGATGGAACTTTTGATGAACTTATGAAAAAATATTTTGCACAAGAGTAA
- the truA gene encoding tRNA pseudouridine(38-40) synthase TruA — protein sequence MKMRNIKITYSYDGSDFFGFQRQIDKRTVQGELEKVLNIILKKEINLVTAGRTDRGVHANVQVSNFFVDDSITIPLKNFQRALNKLLPNDIDVYKMEEVPLNFNSRFDAKYRAYEYLITWKKNVFTRKYITYINKPINCKKFLEVLLPLIGEHDFNNFRLKDENNKTSVRQIYKIDVYLKDETTLGIYIEGNAFLKTQIRIIVGTALDVYFGRKPKNYINLLLEEPNVERKIEIAEPSGLYLTKVEY from the coding sequence ATAAAAATGAGAAATATAAAAATAACATATTCCTATGATGGAAGTGACTTTTTTGGTTTTCAAAGACAAATAGATAAAAGAACTGTTCAAGGAGAATTAGAAAAGGTTTTAAATATTATTTTAAAAAAAGAAATAAATCTTGTAACTGCTGGAAGAACTGATAGAGGCGTTCATGCTAATGTACAAGTTTCTAATTTTTTTGTTGATGATTCCATAACTATACCTTTAAAAAATTTCCAAAGAGCTTTAAATAAATTATTGCCAAATGATATTGATGTTTATAAGATGGAAGAAGTTCCTCTAAATTTTAATTCACGTTTTGATGCAAAATATAGAGCTTATGAATACCTTATCACTTGGAAAAAAAATGTATTTACAAGAAAATATATAACCTATATAAATAAACCAATAAATTGTAAAAAATTTTTAGAAGTATTATTACCACTCATAGGTGAACATGATTTTAATAATTTTAGATTAAAAGATGAAAATAATAAAACAAGTGTTAGACAAATATATAAAATTGATGTATATTTAAAAGATGAAACTACATTGGGAATATATATAGAGGGAAATGCTTTTTTAAAAACTCAAATAAGAATTATTGTAGGGACTGCATTAGATGTATATTTTGGAAGAAAACCTAAAAATTATATTAATTTATTATTAGAAGAACCAAATGTAGAGAGAAAAATAGAAATAGCAGAGCCATCTGGTCTTTATTTGACAAAAGTAGAATATTAG
- a CDS encoding regulatory protein RecX produces the protein MKILKVQRNKILFENNVEISLQKTTIDEYKLKEGVEIEKDIYLNLIERAALSFSYWLLAKRDYSTKEFTSKLMMKYREKNIIINIVEKFKELNYLNDEDFALSYINSHKSWGNKKLEYNLLLKGIDKNIIHNLLEDNIEDELKEIEKLYIKMGTKEKKKKIESLMRKGFKYEHIKKVISYLEN, from the coding sequence ATGAAAATATTGAAAGTTCAGAGGAATAAGATACTTTTTGAAAATAATGTAGAAATCAGTCTTCAAAAAACAACAATAGATGAATATAAATTAAAAGAGGGAGTAGAGATTGAGAAAGATATTTATCTTAATCTCATTGAGAGAGCAGCTCTCTCTTTTTCTTATTGGTTACTTGCTAAAAGAGATTATTCTACAAAGGAATTTACATCAAAATTGATGATGAAATATAGAGAAAAAAATATTATTATAAATATAGTTGAAAAATTTAAAGAATTAAATTATCTTAATGATGAGGATTTTGCTCTTTCATACATTAATTCCCATAAAAGTTGGGGAAATAAAAAACTTGAATATAATCTTTTATTAAAAGGTATAGATAAAAATATTATTCATAACCTTTTAGAAGATAATATTGAAGATGAATTAAAAGAAATAGAAAAACTTTATATAAAAATGGGAACTAAAGAAAAGAAAAAGAAAATAGAAAGTTTAATGAGAAAAGGATTTAAGTATGAACATATAAAAAAAGTTATATCTTATTTAGAAAATTAA
- a CDS encoding glycosyltransferase family 9 protein — MRILIIRLSSIGDIILTTPILKQLKEKYPNITIDFLVLKNFKDSIEGSPYIDNLILFDKKINDGYKNIKELAKKLNKNNYDYVFDLHRKFRSKLISNGIKAKTFTYPKRKIWKTLLVRLKVIKYHVDDSIIKNYFKAFKVLDLKYKFEDLHFPFTKQDLERVKEFGGLFAIAPGASKETKKWLPENFGKLAKKLYAKYNIKTVLLGGKEDIERCNLINNISDNSCINLAGKLSLKESGALLSISKLLITNDSGPFHIGRGVGCKTFVIFGPTDPNMFQFNKDTTLIYSNEKCAPCSLHGEKQCPKKHFNCMNNIKVDYVFNLINKDLNKEEL; from the coding sequence GTGAGAATTTTAATTATTAGATTAAGTTCCATAGGAGATATAATTTTAACTACACCTATTCTAAAACAATTAAAAGAAAAATATCCAAATATTACCATTGATTTTTTAGTTTTAAAAAATTTTAAAGACTCTATAGAAGGAAGTCCCTATATTGATAATTTAATTTTATTTGATAAAAAAATTAATGATGGATATAAAAATATCAAAGAATTAGCAAAAAAATTAAATAAAAATAATTATGACTATGTTTTTGATTTACATAGAAAATTTAGGTCAAAATTAATTTCTAATGGAATTAAAGCTAAAACTTTCACATATCCAAAAAGAAAAATATGGAAAACTCTATTAGTTAGATTAAAAGTTATAAAGTATCATGTAGATGATTCCATTATAAAAAATTATTTTAAAGCATTTAAAGTTTTAGATTTAAAATATAAATTTGAAGATTTACATTTCCCATTTACAAAGCAAGATTTAGAAAGAGTAAAAGAATTTGGTGGATTATTTGCTATAGCTCCTGGGGCTTCTAAAGAAACTAAAAAATGGTTACCTGAAAACTTTGGAAAATTAGCAAAAAAATTATATGCTAAATATAATATAAAAACTGTTTTATTAGGTGGAAAAGAAGATATAGAAAGATGTAATTTAATAAATAATATAAGTGATAATTCTTGTATTAATTTAGCTGGTAAACTTTCTTTAAAAGAAAGTGGAGCATTACTCTCTATATCAAAATTATTAATCACTAATGACTCTGGTCCTTTTCATATAGGAAGAGGAGTTGGATGTAAAACTTTTGTTATCTTTGGGCCAACAGACCCTAATATGTTTCAATTTAATAAAGATACTACTTTAATTTATTCCAATGAAAAATGTGCTCCATGTAGTCTTCATGGAGAAAAACAATGCCCTAAAAAACATTTTAATTGTATGAATAATATAAAAGTAGATTATGTATTTAATTTAATAAATAAAGACTTAAATAAGGAGGAATTATAG